From a region of the Streptomyces caniferus genome:
- a CDS encoding UDP-N-acetylmuramoyl-L-alanyl-D-glutamate--2,6-diaminopimelate ligase, translating to MTTITPDGTPDGTPVPGDCSSPRPSLRPGPVVPGTLTAVSHADQSPKAQHAAKGGPGTYPGAPRPETVRPTPLADLAEQLGCPAPDPGRPDAMVTGITHDSRAVRPGDVYAALPGARLHGADFVAQAADLGATAVLTDPSGAERAVATGLPALVVENPRARMGALAVSIYGAPGEDLLQIGITGTSGKTTTAYLIEGGLRAAAAKRADGGLTGLIGTVETRIGDERIKSERTTPEATDLQALFAVMRERGVRAVAMEVSSHALVLGRVDGCVFDVAIFNNLSPEHMEFHSGMEDYFQAKAQLFTKARSRAGVVNLDDEYGKRLAEGESEVPVTTFSAEGHPDADWRASDVEVGALGSTFTVHGPDGQTLRAASPIAGPFNVANALAAITSLVVAGIDPQTAADGVAAVPGVPGRLERIDAGQPYLAVVDYAHKTDAVESVLRALRKVTDGKLHAVLGCGGDRDPHKRGPMGAAVARLADTAILTSDNPRNEDPLSILATMLAGAAEVPIHERGTVLVEEERAVAIAAAVARAEPGDTVIVAGKGHEQGQDIAGVVRPFDDRQVLRGAIEDSLTTPQSQQSPQPNHQG from the coding sequence GTGACGACCATCACCCCCGACGGCACCCCGGACGGCACCCCCGTCCCGGGCGACTGCTCCTCTCCACGGCCCTCACTTCGCCCCGGGCCGGTGGTGCCCGGTACGCTCACCGCCGTGTCACACGCTGATCAGTCCCCGAAAGCCCAGCACGCCGCGAAGGGCGGGCCCGGTACGTATCCGGGAGCGCCGCGCCCTGAAACGGTCCGCCCCACCCCCCTGGCGGACCTCGCCGAGCAGCTGGGATGCCCCGCCCCGGATCCCGGCCGTCCCGATGCCATGGTCACCGGCATCACCCATGACTCCCGGGCGGTCCGCCCCGGCGACGTCTACGCCGCGCTGCCCGGCGCCCGTCTGCACGGCGCCGATTTCGTCGCCCAGGCCGCCGACCTCGGCGCCACGGCGGTCCTGACCGACCCGTCGGGTGCCGAGCGCGCCGTGGCGACCGGCCTGCCGGCCCTCGTCGTCGAGAACCCGCGCGCCCGGATGGGCGCCCTGGCCGTCTCGATCTACGGCGCGCCGGGCGAGGACCTCCTCCAGATCGGCATCACCGGCACCTCCGGCAAGACCACCACCGCCTACCTCATCGAGGGCGGGCTGCGGGCGGCTGCCGCGAAGCGGGCCGACGGGGGACTGACGGGCCTGATCGGCACCGTCGAGACCCGTATCGGCGACGAGCGCATCAAGTCCGAGCGCACCACCCCCGAGGCCACCGACCTGCAGGCGCTGTTCGCCGTGATGCGCGAGCGCGGCGTCCGCGCGGTCGCCATGGAGGTCTCCAGCCACGCCCTGGTCCTCGGCCGGGTCGACGGCTGCGTCTTCGACGTCGCGATCTTCAACAACCTCAGCCCGGAGCACATGGAGTTCCACTCCGGGATGGAGGACTACTTCCAGGCCAAGGCCCAGCTGTTCACCAAGGCCCGCAGCCGGGCCGGCGTCGTCAACCTCGACGACGAGTACGGCAAGCGGCTGGCCGAGGGCGAGTCCGAGGTCCCGGTCACCACCTTCTCCGCCGAGGGCCACCCGGACGCGGACTGGCGGGCCTCGGACGTCGAGGTCGGTGCCCTCGGCTCGACCTTCACCGTGCACGGCCCGGACGGCCAGACCCTGCGCGCCGCCTCCCCGATCGCCGGCCCGTTCAACGTCGCCAACGCGCTCGCCGCGATCACCTCCCTGGTCGTCGCCGGCATCGACCCGCAGACCGCGGCCGACGGCGTCGCCGCGGTGCCCGGTGTCCCCGGCCGCCTGGAGCGCATCGACGCCGGCCAGCCGTACCTGGCGGTCGTCGACTACGCCCACAAGACCGACGCCGTCGAATCGGTTCTGCGCGCGCTGCGCAAGGTCACCGACGGCAAGCTGCACGCCGTCCTCGGCTGCGGCGGCGACCGCGACCCGCACAAGCGCGGCCCCATGGGTGCCGCCGTCGCCCGGCTCGCCGACACGGCCATCCTGACCTCCGACAACCCGCGCAACGAGGACCCGCTCTCGATCCTCGCCACCATGCTCGCGGGCGCCGCCGAGGTCCCCATTCATGAACGCGGCACGGTGCTGGTCGAGGAAGAGCGGGCCGTCGCCATCGCCGCCGCCGTCGCCCGCGCCGAGCCCGGCGACACCGTGATCGTCGCGGGCAAGGGCCACGAGCAGGGCCAGGACATCGCCGGAGTGGTACGCCCCTTCGACGACCGTCAGGTGCTGCGCGGCGCCATCGAGGACTCGTTGACCACACCGCAGTCGCAGCAGTCACCGCAGCCGAACCACCAGGGATGA
- a CDS encoding peptidoglycan D,D-transpeptidase FtsI family protein — protein MTEPRDPRRVPRPAQRGGQSGGRAGRPPAKRPAPRPGPRPPARRPVRPRSGTPALRLGSPRPRLRLVSLALTLVMLVFVVRLFQVQAVDAGAFAAKANENRYVPVKLAAERGAITDRNGVDLATTVDAYDITADPSLLAPAKTKIDDAPQRAAALLAPILGEDKATLAAKLDQPKARYVLLARQRTPQVWKRIKDLRTGLDAKAAAAPKSAPRPDVLVGIFADKHSKRLYPNKELASGVLGFVNGTGKGGGGLEALLNKQLAGKDGKLVYAQSGGRRVPTADTQEHPAVPGSDVELTLDRDIQWAAQQAITEQVAKSNADRGYVVVQDTRTGEILALANAPGFDPNEVSKADPEALGNAALSDAFEPGSTSKLMSMAAVLEEGVATSSTRVTVPNRLHRGDRLFADDVDHATWHLTLNGVLAKSSNIGTILAAGQLGKTQPRANQVLYSYLRKFGIGKPTGLGFPGETDGILAKPQDWNTSQQFTIPFGQGLSLNAVQAASVYSTIANGGERIAPSLVRGSTGPGGHYAPAPRPDRTRVVSPKTARTLATMLESVVDDEEGTGAKAKIDGYRVGGKTGTSNRVDPKTGRYHGYTASFAGFAPADKPRITVYCAVQNPTTGSYFGGQVCGPIYQQVMAFALKTLQVPPTGAKPPRLPVTFTPGQ, from the coding sequence ATGACCGAGCCCAGGGACCCTCGCCGAGTGCCGCGCCCCGCCCAGCGCGGCGGCCAGTCCGGCGGCCGCGCCGGGCGCCCGCCCGCCAAGCGCCCCGCGCCCCGGCCGGGCCCCAGGCCACCCGCCCGGCGCCCCGTACGCCCCCGCTCCGGGACACCGGCGCTCCGCCTGGGCAGCCCGCGCCCCCGGCTGCGGCTGGTCTCCCTCGCGCTGACGCTGGTGATGCTGGTCTTCGTCGTACGCCTCTTCCAGGTGCAGGCCGTGGACGCCGGGGCGTTCGCCGCCAAGGCCAACGAGAACCGCTATGTGCCGGTCAAGCTGGCCGCCGAGCGCGGCGCGATCACCGACCGGAACGGTGTCGACCTCGCCACCACCGTCGACGCGTACGACATCACCGCCGACCCGAGCCTGCTCGCGCCCGCCAAGACCAAGATCGACGACGCTCCGCAGCGGGCCGCCGCGCTGCTCGCGCCGATCCTCGGCGAGGACAAGGCCACCCTGGCCGCGAAGCTGGACCAGCCCAAGGCGCGCTACGTCCTGCTCGCCCGGCAGCGGACCCCGCAGGTCTGGAAGCGGATCAAGGACCTGCGCACGGGCCTCGACGCCAAGGCGGCGGCCGCCCCCAAGAGCGCGCCCCGCCCCGATGTCCTGGTCGGGATCTTCGCCGACAAGCACAGCAAGCGCCTCTACCCGAACAAGGAGCTCGCCTCCGGCGTCCTCGGCTTCGTCAACGGCACCGGCAAGGGCGGCGGCGGCCTGGAGGCGCTGTTGAACAAGCAGCTGGCGGGCAAGGACGGCAAGCTCGTCTACGCCCAGTCCGGCGGCCGCCGGGTGCCCACCGCCGACACCCAGGAACACCCCGCCGTCCCCGGCAGCGACGTCGAGCTCACCCTCGACCGCGACATCCAGTGGGCGGCCCAGCAGGCCATCACCGAGCAGGTCGCCAAGTCGAACGCCGACCGCGGCTACGTCGTCGTCCAGGACACCCGCACCGGGGAGATCCTGGCGCTCGCCAACGCCCCCGGATTCGACCCCAACGAGGTGTCGAAGGCCGATCCGGAAGCGCTGGGCAACGCCGCGCTGTCCGACGCCTTCGAACCGGGGTCCACCAGCAAGCTGATGTCGATGGCCGCCGTCCTGGAGGAGGGCGTCGCCACGTCGTCCACCCGGGTCACCGTGCCCAACCGGCTGCACCGCGGCGACCGGCTGTTCGCGGACGACGTCGACCACGCCACCTGGCATCTGACGCTCAACGGCGTGCTCGCCAAGTCCAGCAACATCGGCACGATCCTCGCCGCCGGCCAGCTCGGCAAGACCCAGCCCCGGGCCAACCAGGTCCTCTACTCCTACCTGCGGAAGTTCGGCATCGGGAAGCCGACCGGGCTCGGTTTCCCCGGGGAGACCGACGGCATCCTGGCCAAGCCGCAGGACTGGAACACCTCGCAGCAGTTCACCATCCCGTTCGGCCAGGGGCTGTCCCTCAACGCCGTACAGGCCGCCTCCGTGTACTCCACGATCGCCAACGGCGGCGAGCGCATCGCGCCCTCGCTGGTCCGCGGCAGCACCGGACCCGGCGGCCACTACGCACCGGCGCCCCGGCCCGACCGGACCCGCGTGGTCAGCCCGAAGACCGCGCGCACCCTCGCCACCATGCTCGAATCGGTGGTCGACGACGAGGAGGGCACCGGAGCGAAGGCGAAGATCGACGGCTACCGCGTCGGCGGCAAAACCGGAACGTCCAACCGGGTGGACCCCAAAACCGGCCGCTACCACGGCTACACCGCGTCCTTCGCCGGCTTCGCACCCGCCGACAAGCCCCGCATCACGGTCTACTGCGCCGTTCAGAACCCCACTACGGGCAGTTACTTCGGAGGCCAGGTCTGTGGTCCGATCTACCAGCAGGTCATGGCCTTCGCGCTGAAAACCCTCCAGGTCCCGCCGACCGGCGCCAAACCCCCGCGGCTGCCGGTCACCTTCACGCCAGGCCAATGA
- a CDS encoding septum formation initiator family protein, with translation MKGQGRPRGRQKRLAALFPSGGGSAGTAARTPFVVLIVVLLGSGLITLLLLNSALNQGSFELSKLEKKTDELTDEQQALQQEVDAYSAPGALERRARRLGMVPGGSPAFLLPDGTVRGRTSAATSEGAPLSTSAEPSAPGPSGHRAPSAPPVPALAGGPAPDSAALTPGEPAAAAPSPTTPGR, from the coding sequence GTGAAAGGCCAGGGGAGACCGCGCGGCAGACAAAAACGCCTTGCCGCGCTGTTCCCCTCCGGCGGCGGGTCCGCCGGCACCGCGGCGCGCACGCCCTTCGTGGTCCTCATCGTCGTCCTGCTCGGCTCCGGCCTGATCACCCTGCTGCTGCTCAACTCGGCCCTCAACCAGGGGTCGTTCGAGCTCAGCAAGCTGGAGAAGAAGACCGACGAGCTGACGGACGAGCAGCAGGCGCTGCAGCAGGAAGTGGACGCGTACTCCGCCCCCGGCGCGCTGGAGCGGCGGGCCCGCCGGCTGGGCATGGTGCCGGGCGGCAGCCCCGCGTTCCTGCTCCCGGACGGCACCGTCCGCGGCAGGACGAGCGCGGCCACGTCGGAGGGCGCGCCGCTGAGCACCTCCGCCGAACCCTCGGCACCGGGCCCGTCCGGCCACCGGGCCCCGTCCGCCCCGCCGGTGCCGGCCCTCGCCGGCGGGCCGGCCCCGGACAGCGCCGCGCTGACACCCGGCGAGCCCGCTGCGGCCGCCCCCTCCCCGACGACCCCCGGCAGGTGA
- the rsmH gene encoding 16S rRNA (cytosine(1402)-N(4))-methyltransferase RsmH, with the protein MTNNTRHVPVMLQRCLDMLAPALAEPGAVVVDCTLGLGGHSEALLSTFPAARLIALDRDPSALKLAGERLAPYGERATLVHAVYDELPEVLDRLGTPRVQGVLFDLGVSSMQLDEADRGFAYAQDAPLDMRMDQTTGISAADVLNTYAPGELVRILRAYGEEKQAKRIVEAVVRERAREPFANSGRLVELIRDALPQAAKRTGGNPAKRTFQALRIEVNGELASVERAVPAAVKALAVGGRIAVLSYHSLEDRLVKQVFAAGAANTAPAGLPVVPERYQPRLKLLTRGAELPTEEEVAENRRAAPARLRGAERIRENVEDTA; encoded by the coding sequence ATGACCAACAACACTCGCCACGTCCCCGTCATGCTCCAGCGCTGTCTGGACATGCTCGCCCCCGCCCTCGCCGAGCCCGGCGCGGTCGTCGTCGACTGCACGCTCGGCCTCGGCGGGCACAGCGAGGCGCTGCTGTCCACCTTCCCGGCGGCCCGGCTGATCGCCCTCGACCGTGACCCCTCGGCCCTGAAGCTCGCGGGCGAACGGCTCGCCCCGTACGGAGAGCGCGCCACCCTGGTACACGCCGTCTACGACGAGCTCCCCGAGGTCCTCGACCGTCTCGGGACCCCGCGCGTCCAGGGCGTCCTGTTCGACCTCGGCGTGTCCTCCATGCAGCTCGACGAGGCCGACCGCGGCTTCGCGTACGCGCAGGACGCCCCGCTGGACATGCGGATGGACCAGACGACCGGCATCAGCGCCGCGGACGTCCTCAACACCTACGCGCCCGGTGAGCTGGTCCGGATCCTGCGTGCCTACGGCGAGGAGAAGCAGGCCAAGCGGATCGTCGAGGCCGTCGTCCGGGAGCGGGCCAGGGAACCGTTCGCCAACAGCGGGCGGCTGGTCGAGCTGATCCGCGACGCGCTGCCGCAGGCCGCCAAGCGCACCGGCGGCAACCCCGCCAAGCGCACGTTCCAGGCGCTGCGCATCGAGGTCAACGGTGAGCTGGCGAGTGTCGAGCGGGCCGTTCCGGCCGCCGTGAAGGCGCTCGCGGTGGGCGGCCGGATCGCCGTGCTCTCCTACCACTCGCTGGAGGACCGGCTGGTCAAGCAGGTCTTCGCGGCCGGAGCGGCCAATACGGCGCCGGCCGGGCTGCCGGTCGTCCCCGAGCGCTACCAGCCCCGGCTCAAGCTGCTGACCCGCGGCGCCGAACTCCCCACGGAGGAGGAGGTCGCCGAGAACCGCCGCGCCGCCCCCGCCCGGCTGCGCGGCGCGGAGCGTATCCGCGAGAACGTGGAGGACACCGCGTGA
- a CDS encoding beta-class carbonic anhydrase gives MPIPASQPLPPSADSAATRAGGSVTDRLVEANRHYADAFTDPGMDARPVQKVAVVACMDARIDLHKALGLELGDCHTIRNAGGVVTDDIIRSLTISQRALGTRSVVLIHHTGCGLLGLTEDFRHDLAAEVGQRPTWAVEAFKDLDEDVRQSMQRVRTSPFLPHTDDVRGFVFDVTTGLLREIDPQH, from the coding sequence ATGCCCATACCTGCATCGCAGCCGCTGCCCCCGTCCGCCGACAGCGCCGCCACCCGTGCGGGTGGCAGCGTCACCGACCGTCTCGTCGAAGCCAACCGGCATTACGCCGACGCCTTCACCGACCCCGGCATGGATGCCCGGCCCGTCCAGAAGGTCGCCGTCGTGGCCTGCATGGACGCCCGGATCGACCTGCACAAGGCGCTCGGCCTCGAACTCGGTGACTGCCACACCATCCGCAATGCCGGCGGTGTGGTCACCGACGACATCATCCGGTCCCTGACCATCAGCCAGCGCGCCCTGGGCACCCGCTCGGTCGTGCTCATCCACCACACCGGCTGCGGCCTGCTCGGCCTGACCGAGGACTTCCGCCACGACCTGGCTGCCGAGGTCGGACAGCGTCCGACCTGGGCGGTCGAGGCGTTCAAGGACCTCGACGAGGACGTGCGGCAGTCCATGCAGCGGGTGCGCACCTCGCCCTTCCTCCCGCACACCGACGATGTCCGCGGTTTCGTCTTCGACGTCACCACGGGCCTGCTGCGGGAGATCGATCCGCAGCACTGA
- a CDS encoding AAA family ATPase, which translates to MTAYDERASLGGPPARAEPRVGEEPSSRGDLTATAERVHRSVEGVIEGKPEIVRLALTVLLAEGHLLIEDVPGVGKTMLAKALARSIDCSVRRIQFTPDLLPSDITGVSIFDQQQRDFEFKPGAIFSQIVIGDEINRASPKTQSALLESMEERQVTMDGQTYELPSPFMVVATQNPVEMEGTYPLPEAQRDRFMARVSIGYPSPAAELRMLDVHGGASPLDDLQPVAHAHEILKLIEAVRTVHVAETVRRYTVDLVAATRSHPELRLGASPRATLHLLRAAKASAALLGREYALPDDVQSLAAPVLAHRLLPTAQAQLNRRTAEQIVREIVQRVPVPDPSAPAWRMPGQQPPCLRGL; encoded by the coding sequence GTGACGGCGTACGACGAACGAGCGAGCCTTGGGGGTCCCCCCGCCCGAGCGGAGCCGAGGGTGGGGGAGGAACCGAGCTCAAGGGGAGATCTGACCGCCACCGCGGAGCGTGTTCACCGGTCGGTGGAGGGCGTGATCGAGGGCAAGCCGGAGATCGTACGGCTCGCGTTGACCGTGCTGCTGGCCGAGGGACATCTGCTGATCGAGGATGTGCCCGGTGTCGGCAAGACCATGCTCGCCAAGGCCCTCGCCCGCTCCATCGACTGCTCGGTGCGGCGTATCCAGTTCACGCCCGACCTGCTGCCCTCGGACATCACGGGCGTCAGCATCTTCGACCAGCAGCAGCGGGACTTCGAGTTCAAGCCCGGCGCGATCTTCTCCCAGATCGTGATCGGCGACGAGATCAACCGCGCCTCGCCCAAGACCCAGTCGGCGCTCCTGGAGTCCATGGAGGAGCGCCAGGTCACGATGGACGGGCAGACCTATGAGCTGCCGAGCCCGTTCATGGTCGTCGCCACCCAGAACCCGGTCGAGATGGAGGGCACCTACCCCCTCCCCGAGGCGCAGCGGGACCGCTTCATGGCGCGGGTGTCGATCGGCTACCCCAGCCCGGCGGCCGAGCTGCGGATGCTCGACGTGCACGGCGGCGCCTCGCCGCTCGACGACCTCCAGCCGGTCGCCCATGCCCACGAGATCCTGAAGCTGATCGAGGCGGTACGGACGGTCCATGTCGCCGAAACCGTGCGCAGATACACCGTGGACCTGGTGGCGGCCACCCGCAGCCACCCCGAGCTGCGGCTCGGCGCCTCACCGCGGGCGACCCTCCACCTGCTGCGCGCGGCCAAGGCCTCGGCCGCGCTCCTGGGGCGGGAGTACGCCCTCCCGGACGATGTCCAGTCGCTGGCCGCGCCGGTGCTCGCGCACCGGCTGCTGCCCACCGCCCAGGCCCAGTTGAACCGCCGGACGGCCGAACAGATCGTGCGGGAGATCGTGCAGCGCGTCCCGGTCCCCGACCCGTCCGCGCCGGCATGGCGAATGCCCGGCCAGCAGCCGCCCTGCCTACGGGGGTTGTGA
- a CDS encoding DUF58 domain-containing protein — translation MSEGGGEGTAERGGLRAALGGLTTRGRSFLAAGVAAVACSYLLGQADLLRVGLLLAALPLVCVLVLHRTRYRVAGSRTLAPARVSAAAESRVRLGMENISRLPTGVLMLQDRVPYVLGPRPRFVLDRVEAGGRREVSYRVRSDLRGRYPLGPLQLRLSDPFGMCELTRSFSSVDTLTVVPRVEPLPPVRLAGEAAGYGDGRQRSLALAGEDDLIPRDYRHGDDLRRVHWRSTARFGELMVRREEQPQKARCTVLLDTRGIAHPGAGPDAPFEWAVAGAASAAVHLLERGFSVRLLTDTGTSVPGPDGAGGFAGGTESADAVGLLLDTLAVVDHSEEESLSAAYDAVRGGNEGLLIAFFGDLDEEQAAVAGRMRQRSGAAVAFVLDGDAWTRGPGGIRFSAGQVPVAERLRLLRRAGWTALPVAPGDALADLWRAAADRTGAEPQRQAAADAPADAPKTVAGGWS, via the coding sequence ATGTCCGAGGGGGGCGGCGAGGGCACGGCGGAGCGGGGCGGACTGCGGGCGGCCCTCGGGGGGCTGACGACCAGGGGCAGATCGTTCCTGGCGGCCGGGGTGGCCGCCGTGGCGTGCTCCTACCTCCTGGGACAGGCGGATCTGCTGCGGGTCGGTCTGCTGCTCGCCGCCCTCCCGCTGGTGTGCGTCCTGGTGTTGCACCGCACCCGCTACCGGGTCGCGGGCAGCCGTACGCTCGCCCCCGCCCGGGTGTCCGCGGCCGCCGAGTCCCGGGTCCGGCTGGGGATGGAGAACATCTCCCGGCTGCCGACGGGTGTGCTGATGCTCCAGGACCGGGTGCCGTACGTCCTCGGTCCCCGGCCGCGCTTCGTGCTGGACCGCGTCGAGGCCGGCGGCCGCCGCGAGGTCTCCTACCGCGTCCGCTCGGACCTGCGCGGACGCTATCCGCTGGGCCCGCTGCAGCTGCGGCTCTCGGACCCCTTCGGGATGTGCGAGCTGACCCGTTCGTTCAGCTCCGTCGACACCCTGACGGTGGTGCCCCGGGTCGAACCGCTGCCGCCGGTGCGGCTGGCGGGCGAGGCCGCCGGGTACGGCGACGGGCGGCAGCGCTCCCTGGCGCTGGCCGGTGAGGACGATCTCATCCCGCGCGACTACCGGCACGGCGACGATCTGCGCCGGGTCCACTGGCGGTCCACCGCGCGCTTCGGCGAATTGATGGTCCGCAGGGAGGAGCAGCCGCAGAAGGCGCGCTGCACGGTCCTGCTCGACACCCGCGGGATCGCCCACCCGGGAGCGGGCCCCGACGCCCCGTTCGAGTGGGCGGTGGCGGGCGCCGCTTCGGCCGCGGTGCATCTGCTGGAGCGCGGCTTCTCGGTGCGGCTGCTGACCGACACCGGCACCTCGGTGCCGGGCCCCGACGGCGCCGGCGGCTTCGCGGGCGGCACCGAATCCGCCGACGCCGTGGGCCTGCTGCTGGACACCCTCGCCGTCGTGGACCACTCCGAGGAGGAGAGCCTGTCGGCGGCGTACGACGCCGTGCGCGGCGGCAACGAAGGACTGCTGATCGCCTTCTTCGGCGATCTGGACGAGGAACAGGCGGCGGTCGCCGGACGGATGCGGCAGCGCAGCGGCGCGGCCGTCGCCTTCGTGCTGGACGGCGACGCCTGGACGCGGGGCCCCGGCGGCATCAGGTTCTCCGCCGGCCAGGTCCCGGTGGCCGAACGGCTGCGGCTGCTGCGCAGGGCGGGCTGGACGGCGCTGCCGGTGGCCCCCGGCGACGCGCTCGCCGACCTGTGGCGTGCGGCCGCCGACCGTACCGGGGCAGAGCCGCAGCGGCAGGCGGCCGCAGACGCACCCGCGGACGCGCCGAAGACGGTGGCCGGGGGCTGGTCATGA
- a CDS encoding transglutaminase family protein yields the protein MSGRARLALCAVVATLCAAGALLPLVDPITWMFEAAVLLALMTGVGAAARRVPLAGPLTIGVQALALVPLMTLLFVRNEAILGLLPGPDALAEFGRLLQDGLRDAGQYAIPAPVTPGIRLLLISGVLVIGLSVDALAVTYRSAAPAGLPLLALYSVAAGLSQGGAGWLLFLIAAAGYLLLLLAEGRDRLSQWGRVFGGPGTGADRPGGGRGFAAGADGPASAPVRTGRRIGAMALGLAVVVPAVLPSLDGGLLGGSGNGTGPGSGGGTISAVNPLVSLQDSLNQPEDKEVLNYRTTASDTRDLYLRIVALDQFDGTTWKPSERTVTDVPERLPRPPGLSSAVDLTRINTSISTAGWYAQNWLPLPYPASKVDISGRWRFEPKGRTLVGDRGQNTHGLQYQVESLQVRPTSGQLAAAPAPPTNLLREYTKVPDSLPSVVRDTARRVTRGAPTTYAKAVKLQDWFAVNGGFSYNTDVRAGSGAEAIARFLRQKEGFCVHFSFSMAAMARTLGIPARVAVGFTPGTKQPDGTTSVGLKDAHAWPELYFQGIGWTRFEPTPSRGSIPDYAYPDTPGTTDPSNPDPAPSPSTAPSKDPSAAPSCGPEGQRSGSVPGCIALPTEAGTRPPESGSSPWAAAGIALGVVLVLLLPTAPLLWRLRTRSRRLADDGPDGDFTTGTLAAWRELLDTAWDFGILPDESLTPRKAAERIIRLGELQPEPAAAARRVAAAVEQVLYAPQPQPVSGLALDVHRVRAGLRDGATRVLRWRAQLAPRSVARLRWAWSARWAAWLLRCRNSRPVAAARRAAAALRPGRQGA from the coding sequence ATGAGCGGCCGGGCGCGACTGGCGCTGTGCGCGGTGGTGGCCACCCTGTGTGCCGCCGGCGCGCTGCTGCCGCTGGTGGATCCGATCACCTGGATGTTCGAGGCGGCGGTCCTGCTGGCCCTCATGACCGGCGTGGGCGCGGCCGCCCGCCGGGTCCCGCTCGCCGGGCCGCTGACCATCGGCGTACAGGCCCTGGCCCTCGTGCCGCTGATGACCCTGCTGTTCGTCCGGAACGAAGCGATCCTCGGACTGCTGCCGGGCCCGGACGCCCTCGCGGAGTTCGGCCGGCTGCTGCAGGACGGTCTCCGGGACGCCGGCCAGTACGCCATCCCCGCCCCCGTCACCCCCGGGATCCGGCTGCTGCTGATCTCCGGCGTGCTGGTGATCGGCCTGTCCGTGGACGCGCTGGCAGTCACCTACCGCAGCGCCGCACCCGCCGGACTGCCGCTGCTCGCGCTGTATTCGGTGGCGGCGGGACTGTCCCAAGGCGGTGCGGGCTGGCTGCTGTTCCTGATCGCGGCGGCCGGCTATCTGCTGCTCCTGCTGGCCGAGGGCCGCGACCGGCTCTCCCAGTGGGGCCGGGTGTTCGGCGGGCCGGGGACCGGCGCGGACCGGCCGGGCGGCGGGCGGGGATTCGCCGCCGGCGCCGACGGGCCGGCGTCCGCCCCGGTCCGTACGGGTCGCAGGATCGGCGCGATGGCGCTCGGGCTCGCCGTGGTCGTGCCCGCCGTGCTGCCCTCCCTCGACGGCGGGTTGCTGGGCGGCTCCGGCAACGGCACGGGACCCGGCAGCGGCGGGGGCACGATCTCCGCGGTGAACCCGCTGGTATCGCTGCAGGACAGCCTCAACCAGCCCGAGGACAAGGAAGTCCTCAACTACCGCACGACCGCCTCCGACACCCGCGACCTGTACCTGCGGATCGTCGCCCTCGACCAGTTCGACGGCACGACGTGGAAGCCCTCCGAACGCACGGTCACGGACGTCCCCGAGCGGCTTCCGCGACCGCCCGGCCTCAGCTCCGCGGTGGACCTCACCCGGATCAACACCTCCATCTCGACCGCCGGGTGGTACGCCCAGAACTGGCTGCCGCTGCCCTACCCGGCGTCCAAGGTGGACATCTCCGGGCGCTGGCGCTTCGAGCCCAAGGGCCGCACGCTCGTCGGGGACCGCGGGCAGAACACCCACGGCCTGCAGTACCAGGTCGAGAGCCTGCAAGTACGGCCCACCTCCGGGCAGCTGGCCGCCGCGCCGGCCCCGCCCACGAACCTGCTCCGCGAGTACACCAAGGTCCCGGACTCGCTGCCCTCCGTCGTACGGGACACCGCACGACGGGTCACCCGCGGCGCACCGACCACCTACGCCAAGGCCGTCAAACTCCAGGACTGGTTCGCGGTCAACGGCGGCTTCAGCTACAACACGGACGTCCGGGCGGGCAGCGGGGCCGAGGCCATCGCGCGGTTCCTGCGGCAGAAGGAGGGCTTCTGCGTCCACTTCTCCTTCTCGATGGCGGCGATGGCCCGGACCCTGGGCATCCCGGCCCGGGTCGCGGTCGGATTCACCCCGGGCACCAAGCAGCCCGACGGCACGACCTCGGTCGGTCTCAAGGACGCGCACGCCTGGCCCGAGCTGTACTTCCAGGGCATCGGCTGGACCCGCTTCGAGCCGACCCCCAGCCGCGGCAGCATCCCTGACTACGCGTACCCCGACACCCCGGGCACGACCGACCCCAGCAACCCGGACCCCGCGCCCTCCCCGTCCACGGCCCCCTCCAAGGACCCCTCCGCGGCCCCGTCGTGCGGCCCCGAGGGACAGCGGTCCGGCTCCGTCCCGGGATGCATCGCGCTGCCCACGGAGGCCGGCACCCGCCCGCCGGAGAGCGGCTCGTCCCCCTGGGCGGCCGCCGGTATCGCGCTGGGCGTCGTGCTCGTGCTGCTGCTGCCCACGGCCCCGCTGCTGTGGCGGCTGCGCACGCGCTCCCGACGGCTGGCGGACGACGGCCCGGACGGGGACTTCACGACGGGCACCCTCGCCGCCTGGCGGGAGCTGCTGGACACCGCCTGGGACTTCGGCATCCTGCCGGACGAGTCGCTGACTCCGCGTAAGGCGGCCGAGCGGATCATCCGCCTCGGAGAACTGCAACCGGAGCCCGCCGCGGCCGCCCGGCGCGTGGCGGCGGCGGTGGAGCAGGTCCTGTACGCACCGCAACCGCAGCCGGTGTCCGGGCTCGCCCTGGACGTGCACCGGGTGCGGGCCGGGTTGCGGGACGGCGCGACCCGTGTGCTGCGGTGGCGCGCCCAGCTCGCCCCGCGCTCGGTGGCGCGCCTCCGCTGGGCCTGGTCCGCCCGCTGGGCGGCGTGGCTGCTCCGGTGCCGCAACAGCCGCCCGGTGGCCGCCGCACGGCGCGCGGCGGCCGCCCTCCGGCCGGGCCGTCAGGGCGCCTAG